In Apium graveolens cultivar Ventura chromosome 10, ASM990537v1, whole genome shotgun sequence, the following are encoded in one genomic region:
- the LOC141690935 gene encoding uncharacterized protein LOC141690935: MGAWSIWKNRNEVIWQQKGRESKDIVTSTIHVLNDWESAQDRSFDKSIGFITQADGDSHWQQPQMGTVKINNDAIMFKDSNSYSHVMVAHNHEGLMMEARSSCKQGKIHP, from the coding sequence ATGGGAGCTTGGTCCATCTGGAAAAACAGGAATGAGGTGATATGGCAGCAGAAAGGAAGAGAGTCCAAAGATATAGTTACATCAACAATACATGTTCTTAACGATTGGGAGAGTGCGCAAGACAGATCATTCGATAAATCTATTGGGTTTATAACTCAAGCGGATGGTGACTCGCACTGGCAGCAACCACAGATGGGTACAGTTAAGATAAACAATGATGCGATCATGTTCAAGGATTCTAATTCTTACAGTCACGTAATGGTTGCCCATAATCATGAAGGTCTAATGATGGAGGCCAGGTCAAGTTGTAAACAAGGAAAAATTCATCCATAA